Proteins encoded by one window of Kribbella flavida DSM 17836:
- a CDS encoding hydroxyacid dehydrogenase encodes MRTEPDPLDTAAPGPSLARPTVLLAMDEATCKRVLVRAVRDRLDVAADILPLRADETFLDKPALRTALAGTDVLLTGWGCPQITPEVLAAAPRLRAIVHAAGSVKHFVDPGAFDRGIQVSSAVVANAVPVAEFTVATIVLSGKRAFRLGAQYKVSRRMPDPRQIPGNYGTTVGLLGASRIGRLVAERLRAFDLEVLISDPYLSAADAATLGAELVDLDSLFRRSDVLSVHAPLLPETVGLVDARLLALLRDGSVLINTARGRIVDAGALENECVAGRIDAVLDVTDPEPLPPDSKLLDLPNVFLTPHLAGAVGNEVARLGELAVGEIERLAAGLPLQHAISPAELGRIA; translated from the coding sequence GTGCGCACCGAACCTGATCCGCTCGACACCGCCGCTCCCGGACCGTCCCTGGCCCGGCCGACCGTGCTGCTCGCGATGGACGAGGCCACCTGCAAGCGCGTGCTGGTCCGGGCGGTTCGCGACCGGCTCGATGTCGCTGCCGACATCCTGCCGCTGCGCGCCGACGAGACATTCCTTGACAAGCCCGCGCTCCGTACGGCGCTCGCCGGCACCGACGTGCTGCTGACCGGCTGGGGCTGCCCGCAGATCACACCCGAGGTGCTCGCTGCGGCGCCGCGGCTGCGGGCGATCGTGCACGCCGCGGGTTCGGTCAAGCACTTCGTCGACCCCGGCGCGTTCGACCGGGGGATCCAGGTGTCGTCGGCCGTCGTGGCGAACGCCGTGCCGGTCGCGGAGTTCACCGTCGCCACGATCGTGCTCAGCGGGAAGCGCGCGTTCCGCCTCGGTGCGCAGTACAAGGTGAGCCGGCGAATGCCGGACCCGCGGCAGATCCCGGGCAACTACGGGACCACGGTCGGGTTGCTCGGCGCTTCGCGGATCGGCCGGCTGGTCGCCGAGCGGCTGCGCGCCTTCGACCTCGAGGTGCTGATCAGCGATCCGTACCTCAGCGCCGCCGACGCCGCCACGCTCGGTGCCGAACTGGTCGACCTGGACAGCCTCTTCCGGCGCAGCGACGTCCTCAGCGTGCACGCACCGTTGCTGCCCGAGACCGTCGGCCTCGTCGACGCGCGGCTGCTGGCGCTGCTCCGCGACGGCTCCGTGCTGATCAACACCGCGCGCGGCCGGATCGTCGACGCCGGCGCACTGGAGAACGAGTGCGTCGCCGGCCGGATCGACGCCGTGCTCGACGTGACGGACCCCGAGCCGCTGCCGCCGGACTCGAAGCTGCTCGACCTGCCGAACGTCTTCCTCACCCCGCACCTGGCCGGAGCCGTCGGCAACGAGGTCGCCCGGCTGGGCGAGCTCGCCGTCGGTGAGATCGAGCGCCTGGCCGCCGGCCTGCCGCTGCAGCACGCCATCAGCCCGGCCGAGCTCGGACGGATCGCATGA